The Acropora muricata isolate sample 2 chromosome 5, ASM3666990v1, whole genome shotgun sequence genome includes a window with the following:
- the LOC136918051 gene encoding GFP-like fluorescent chromoprotein amFP486 isoform X2, giving the protein MSYSKQGIVQEMKTKYHMEGSVNGQEFTIEGVGTGYPYEGKQMSELVIIKPAGKPLPFSFDILSSVFQYGNRCFTKYPADMPDYFKQAFPDGMSYERSFLFEDGAVATASWNIRLEGNCFIHKSIFHGVNFPADGPVMKKKTIDWDKSFEKMTVSKEVLRGDVTMFLMLEGGGSHRCQFHSTYKTEKPVTLPPNHVVEHQIVRTDLGQSAKGFTVKLEAHAAAHVNPLKVK; this is encoded by the exons GGCATCGTACAAGAAATGAAGACGAAATACCATATGGAAGGCAGTGTCAATGGCCAAGAATTCACGATCGAAGGTGTAGGAACTGGGTACCCTTACGA AGGGAAACAGATGTCCGAATTAGTGATCATCAAGCCTGCGGGAAAACCCCTTCCATTCTCCTTTGACATACTGTCATCAGTCTTTCAATATGGAAACAGGTGCTTCACAAAGTACCCTGCAGACATGCCTGACTACTTCAAGCAAGCATTCCCAGatggaatgtcatatgaaaggtCATTTCTATTTGAGGATGGAGCAGTTGCTACAGCCAGCTGGAACATTCG TCTCGAAGGAAATTGCTTCATCCACAAATCCATCTTTCATGGCGTAAACTTTCCCGCAGATGGACCCgtaatgaaaaagaagacaattgACTGGGATAAGTCCTTCGAAAAAATGACTGTGTCTAAAGAGGTGCTAAGAGGTGACGTGACTATGTTTCTTATGCTCGAAGGAGGTGGTTCTCACAGATGCCAGTTTCACTCCACTTACAA aacagagAAGCCGGTCACACTGCCCCCGAATCATGTCGTAGAACATCAAATTGTGAGGACCGAccttggccaaagtgcaaaaggCTTTACAGTCAAGCTGGAAGCACATGCTGCGGCTCATGTTAACCCTTTGAAGGTTAAATAA